A window from Halomicrobium urmianum encodes these proteins:
- a CDS encoding NADPH-dependent FMN reductase: MTDTHVVAICGSLREESYTRRALRIALAAAGEAGASTELLDLREWDLPVFDADEKDAGEAEQFRQQVQAADSIVLGTPVYHGSYATPLKNALDYCGFDEFEKKTVGLLCVAGGSFPITALDHLRSVCRSLDAWVIPHQAAIPRASNAFRGDELTDETTEDRVQTLGREAVHYANIEPDPASLESSENPGADD; encoded by the coding sequence ATGACGGACACGCACGTCGTGGCCATCTGCGGCAGCCTGCGCGAGGAGAGCTACACCAGGCGGGCGTTGCGGATCGCGCTGGCGGCCGCAGGCGAGGCCGGCGCGAGCACCGAGCTACTGGACCTGCGCGAGTGGGACCTGCCCGTCTTCGACGCCGACGAGAAGGACGCCGGGGAGGCCGAGCAGTTCCGCCAGCAGGTACAGGCCGCCGACTCGATCGTGCTCGGGACGCCCGTCTACCACGGCTCCTACGCGACGCCGCTGAAGAACGCGCTGGACTACTGCGGCTTCGACGAGTTCGAGAAGAAGACCGTCGGCCTCCTCTGCGTCGCCGGCGGGAGCTTCCCCATCACCGCACTGGATCACCTCCGGTCGGTCTGCCGCTCGCTGGACGCCTGGGTCATCCCCCACCAGGCGGCCATCCCCCGCGCCTCGAACGCCTTCCGCGGCGACGAACTGACCGACGAGACGACCGAGGACCGCGTGCAGACGCTGGGACGCGAGGCCGTCCACTACGCCAACATCGAACCGGACCCTGCCAGTCTGGAGAGCAGCGAGAATCCGGGCGCCGACGACTGA
- a CDS encoding YIP1 family protein: protein MTQWVENPTGGRDRGPVALVRAWFEVLARPRRFFRTGVGPGDQAPGLVFAATVVLLEEGSRFALTALAERGRVSLAPFPYPVIGDLSPAAAALLLLATVVFVAPAALHLTTAVQTLLLAPVAPDRGGISETVQVLAYATAPCVVAGLPIPAVRVLAALWGGALYVVGTSVVHDLSLPRAAAVAALPALLVFGYGFRGVAAVGYL from the coding sequence GTGACCCAGTGGGTCGAGAATCCGACGGGCGGGCGCGACCGCGGGCCGGTCGCGCTCGTCCGCGCGTGGTTCGAGGTGCTCGCCCGTCCGCGGCGGTTCTTCCGGACGGGCGTCGGTCCGGGCGACCAGGCGCCCGGGCTGGTGTTCGCCGCGACAGTCGTGCTCCTCGAAGAGGGGAGCCGGTTCGCCCTCACGGCGCTGGCCGAGCGGGGTCGCGTCTCGCTGGCTCCCTTCCCGTATCCCGTGATCGGCGACCTCTCGCCGGCGGCGGCCGCGCTGCTGCTGCTGGCTACAGTCGTCTTCGTCGCGCCCGCCGCGCTCCACCTCACCACCGCGGTCCAGACGCTGCTGCTGGCGCCGGTCGCGCCCGACCGCGGCGGCATCAGCGAGACCGTGCAGGTCCTGGCCTACGCCACCGCGCCCTGCGTGGTGGCGGGGCTGCCGATTCCGGCGGTGCGCGTCCTCGCGGCGCTGTGGGGCGGGGCGCTGTACGTCGTCGGGACGAGCGTCGTTCACGACCTCTCGCTGCCGCGCGCGGCCGCCGTCGCCGCGCTGCCGGCGCTTCTGGTGTTCGGCTACGGCTTCCGGGGGGTCGCTGCTGTCGGCTACCTTTAA